In Pseudomonadota bacterium, the genomic window GGTCGAAGCCTTCCTCGCCATGGCGGACGAGGATCTCGGTGCCGCGAGCATGCTGCTGGCGTCATCGACGCGGATCGCCCGCTATCACGTCCAACAGAGTGCGGAAAAGGCGGTGAAGGCTCTCCTCGAGCACCGAGGCTTGAACCCCGGTCGCGAGCACCGCTTTGAATTCCTAGCGGAGATGTTACCCGAATCCGACATCTGGCGGGCCCGCATTAGAGACCTCGATCTGCTGTCACCGGCCGCTACGACATATCGTTATCCCACTTCCGAAGGGCGAATCCTCCCTCCACCCGAGAGGGAACCAATCCTGCGCGAGATCGCTATGGTGAGGCAATCCATTCAGGACGTCAGGGCGGCGGTCAGTTAGACCGTATCCGTGGAAATCGTCTCTGACTCCAATACCTCCGGCACCGCCTCAGCCGTAAGCTGGCCGGCCAGACATCTATGCGGCCTGAACCGCGGCCTGCTGGACGTGGAAAAAGCTCTGCCAGAGCGGGTTTGCACCGAACACTGCATCAAAATCACGTCGCGGCCTCATGTCACCGAGCGACCATGATAGGGCTCGCCGTCCGGCGGCGTTTACAATGAAGTCTGCTACTTCCATTGCTTCATCACCACGCGCCTTCGACATGAAGCCTTGATGTACCTTCACTGTTTGGCCATTCACCTTAACAAATGTCGGACCGAAGTAGCGCTTCACGAACCGATCTCCACGCTTGGACTCTTCGTGGATGAACGCGACCTCAATCAACGTCGGCTGGCATCGAGAAGCTAGCTCCGCGCATCTCTTGCGGATTGCACCTGGCATGATCTCGTAAGCGATGCGATTTGCGGGCAGTTGGGTTCCACCGGTCATCGTTACCGCAAACCGTCCAAATTCCTGCCTCCGGAAGAACTCCCCAATCGCGCTCAATTGCGCCTGGGAAGCGGTACGCATGTCGGAGGCGTGCAATCTCACGTCAGCCCCACCGAAATACTCTTCCTTCAACGCTCGCCATGGCGTCCTCAGGTAAGCAGCGATTGCGCCCGCCATGATCGCGCATCCACCGAGCCCAAAAACCGGGTAATTGGGGTCAGCAAACGACTCATGCCCGGTCTCATCGACGAAAAACATGAGGCAATGCGGATGGACCCTTAGAACCTCTTCCATGAGTTATCTCGTTTCGACTTGCTTAATGCGGCGGATATTATCGTATTTCGTGCTCATTGATTCCTCTACGCCTAACAGACCTATTCCCTAATCCCTCCCCCCGAATCGCATCCGGCGCCCAGGGTGCCCCCGGGCGCCGGATCGTTATCCAGCCTCCGACGCCTGGCGCGTCCGCACCAGGCGCCGGGCCCCCGCCCCGAACTCGTCAGCTACAGCCGCTGGTCCCTCCGCAGCTATCGCACTTCATGCAGGTGCCGTTGCGCACCAGTGTGAAGTTGCCGCATTCGCCGCAGCTGTCGCCTTCGTAGCCCTTCATCCTGGCTTCGCGGATCCGCGAGAGCTTGCCGTCGACCGCGGCCATGACCGCTTGGCTGACTTGCACCGACGTCACACCGGCCCCGTTGACCGCCGCCGCCAGCCCGTTGGCGCCATGGGCGTGCGCGTGGCCGTTTCCGCTGGCGGCACCCATCGCCACGGTGGCGGTGGCCGTTGTCACGTTCGCCTCGCTGGCGATCATCGTCGTGCCGTTGCCGCCGCCACCCACGGCATGGCCGACCGCATGTGCAACGGTCGTATGACCGTTGGTGCCGTTCTTCCCGGCCCCGCCATGGAGCACGGTGAAGGTGCGGACGTCCGTGCGCACGAAGCCGCGGCTGGCAACCTTGCCGACATCGATGTCCTCGGGCTCGTTGAGCGCGCCTTCGGAGACACCCTTGCCGATGGCGCCGGGCAACAGGTCTTCCGGCTGCACATGGGCTAGATCGGTGCGGTCGAGATAGGAGATGGCGAGCTCGCGGAAGATGTAGTCGAGGATCGAGGTCGCCATCTTGATCGCCTGGTTGCCTTCGACCATGCCCGAGGGCTCGAAGCGGGTGAAGGTGAAGGCCTCGACGAACTTCTCCAAGGGCACGCCGTATTGCAGGCCCAAGGAGACGGCGATGGCGAAGTTGTTGGCCCAGGAGCGGAGTGCGGCCCCCTCCTTGTGCATGTCGATGAAGAGCTCGCCGACGCTGCCATCCTCGTATTCGCCGGTGTGGAGATAGACCTTGTGGCCGCCGACGGTGGCTTTCTGGGTGTAGCCCTTGCGCCGCTGCGGCAGCATGCGGCGCTGGGCGCGGCGCTCGATCACCCGCTCGACGATCTTCTCCACCACCAGGGAGGCGCGGGCGGCCAAGGGTGCCTCGGCGATCTCCTCGGCGAAGTCGACCGCGTCGTCGTCGTCCAGAAGCGAGGCGGACAAGGGCTGGGAGAGCTTGGAGCCGTCGCGGTAGAGCGCATTCGCCTTCAGGCCCAGCCGCCAGGAGAGCATGTAGGCGTTCTTGCAATCCTCGACCGTGGCCGCGTTCGGCATGTTGATGGTCTTGGAGATGGCGCCGGAGATGAAGGGCTGGGCGGCCGCCATCATGCGGATGTGGCTCTCGACCGAGAGCGAGCGCGTGCCGGTGCGCCCGCAGGGGCTGGCGCAGTCGAACACCGAGAGGTGCTCGGGCTTGAGATAGGGCGCACCCTCGACCGTCATGGCGCCGCAGCAATAGATATTGGCGGCTTCGATATCGGCCTTGCTGAAGCCAAGCGCCAACAGCATGTCGAAGCCGGCATCGTCGAGCTGCTCCGATGACAAGCCCAGCTTCGCCTTGCAGAAGTCTTCGCCAAGCGCCCATTTGTTGAAGGCGAACTTGATCTCAAAGGCGCTGGCGAGGCCCTGCTCGAGCTGCTCGAGCGCGGCATCGGTGAAGCCCTTGGCCTTGAGGCTCGCGTGGTTGATCCCGGGTGCGGTCTTGAGGGTGGCGTGGCCGACGGCGTAGCGGACGATCGCCTCGATCTCGCTCTGGGGATAGCCAAGCGCGGCGAGCGCATCCGGCACCAGGCGGTTGATGATCTTGAAGTAGCCGCCGCCGGCGAGCTTCTTGAACTTAACGAGAGCGAAGTCCGGCTCGATGCCGGTGGTGTCGCAATCCATGACCAAGCCGATGGTGCCGGTGGGTGCGACCACGGTTGCCTGGGCGTTGCGATAGCCGTGGATCTCGCCCAATTCCAGCGCCCGGTCCCAGGCGCGGCGCGCGGCGTCGACGAGAGCCGCATCGGGGCAATTGGCATGGTCCAAGGGAACGGGACGGATCGCCAGGGACTCATAGCCGTCGCGCTCGCCCCAGGCGGCGCGGCGATGGTTGCGGATGACCCGGAGCATGGCCTCGCGGTTGCCCTTGAAGCCGGGGAAGGGACCGATCTCGGAGGCCATCTCGGCCGAGGTCTCATAGGCGATGCCGGTCATCAAGGCGGTGATGGCCCCGCACAAGGCGCGGCCCTCGTCGGAATCGTAGGAGAGGCCCGAGGCCATCAGCAGGCCGCCGATATTGGCGTAGCCCAAACCCAAGGTGCGGAACTCGTAGGAGAGCTCGGCAATGGCGCGGGACGGGAACTGCGCCATCATGACCGAGATCTCGAGCGCCACCGTCCACAGCCTGGTCGCATGCTCGAACTCGGCGACGTCGAAGCTGCCATCCTCGCGGCGGAAGCCGAGGAGATTGAGCGAGGCCAAGTTGCAGGCGGTGTCGTCCAAGAACATGTATTCCGAGCAGGGATTGGAGGCGTTGATGCGCCCCGACTGCGGACAGGTGTGCCACTCGTTGATGGTGGTGTCGTATTGCAGGCCGGGATCGGCGCAGGCCCAGGCCGCCTCGCCGATCTCTTCCCAGAGCTCGGCGGCCTTCACTGTCTTCGAGATCTTGCCGTCGGTGCGGCGGATGAGCTTCCAGTCGCCGCCGTCGAGCACCCGCTCCAGGAACTCGTTGGTGACGCGCACCGAGTTGTTGGAGTTCTGCCCGGAGACGGTGAGATAGGCATCGGAATCCCAATCCGTGTCGTAGGTCGGGAACTCGATCTCGGTGTAGCCCTGACGCGCGAACTGGATCACGCGCTGGACGTAGTTCTCCGGGATCATCGCCTTGCGCGCCGCGATGATGGCGCGCTTCAGGGCCTTGTTCTGCTTCGGCTGGAAGCGCTCCTCGCCCCTTGCATCGGCAGAGGGTCCCTCGCTGCAGGTCTTGATGATGGCGTTCATGTGCAGGTTGCAGAGGCGCGAGCCGGAAACCATCGCCGCCACCTTCTGCTCCTCCACCATCTTCCAGCGGATATAGGTCTCGATATCCGGATGGTCGATGTCGACGGTCACCATCTTGGCCGCGCGCCTGGTGGTGCCGCCGGACTTGATCGCACCCGCGGCACGGTCGCCGATCTTAAGAAAGCTCATGAGCCCGGAAGAGCGGCCGCCGCCCGACAGCGTCTCGCCGTCGCCGCGGAGCTTGGAGAAGTTGGAGCCGGTGCCCGAGCCGTATTTGAACAGGCGGGCTTCCCGCACCCACAGATCCATGATGCCGCCCTCGTTCACCAGATCGTCGGAGACGGACTGGATGAAGCAGGCATGGGGCTGCGGATGCTCGTAGGCCGAGGCCGATTGGGTGAGCTTGCCCGAGCGGTAGTCGACGTAGTAATGGCCTTGCGCCGGACCGTCGATGCCATAGGCCCAATGCAAGCCGGTGTTGAACCATTGCGGGCTGTTGGGGGCGCAGAGCTGGCGGGCCAGCATGGCGCGCATCTCGTCGTAATAGGCGCGCGCGTCCTCCTCGGAATCGAAATAGCCGCCCTTCCAGCCCCAATAGGTCCAGGTGCCCGAAAGGCGATCGAACACCTCCTTGGCCGAGCGCTCGTGGGTGGTGCGCAATTCCGGCTCGAGCTTGGCCAGCGCCTTCTCGTCGGGCACATGGCGCCACAGCCATGACGGCACCGCGTTCTCTTCCACCCGCCGGCGCTTGGTCGGCACGCCCGCCTTGCGGAAATACTTCTGTGCCAGCACGTCGGAGGCGACTTGGCTGTAGAGGGCGGGGATCTCGATATCGCTCAGGCGAAAGACGACCGAACCATCCGGGTTTCGGATCTCGCTGGTGGTCGTTCGGAACTCGATTCCAGCGTAAGCATCCTTGCCTTCGGTCGTGAATCGCCGCGCGATACGCATGAGCCGCCCCTCCTGAAACCACAATATCTTGTGTTGATGGAGGGGAGGTTACGCTAGATCTGGGAGGGCTGCAAGGGTGAAATTAACCAAAAATCAACGATCGTAAATGCGTATAGTCTTCTTTAAATGTTGTACTGCAGCATAGCCGTGTAATCGACTGAATCGGCTGTCACATTTGGATTGGAAAGAATGGCCGCGCGTGCGTACGCGGCAACCGGCTTTGCCCGGTTTTTCGCCCTGTTTTGCCGTCGTCGACGGCCTTCTTGCTCGCTCCGTTCGCAACCGGCCAAAGGCGACCCCCATCGAGGCTGGAACAGTGAGGGCGGCCAGTCTGCCACAACCGCCGGCCCAAGCAACTAGATTTTGTGGCAGAAATGTGGAGCTGCCCAAATGCTACAGATAAGTGCCTATTTTCGTGCGATTCTTTCTTTGATATCCACAGCCCTCGCGATCGCCCGGCGATACACCTGGGGCAGCTTGATCGAGGCGAGTTCGGAGAGGGCGAACACCTGGGCCCGGCGGTGTTCGGGGCTGACCCGGAGCCCCTCGATTCCGCCCGCGACCCAAGCCCGGTAGCTGACGATGAAGACATGACGCCCGGGGATCACCTCGAAGAGCTCGCTCGTCAGAATCTCCTGCCCATCGGCGGCGAGGCCCAGCTCTTCGGCGATCTCGCGGGCGAGGCATTCCTCCGGCCTCTCGCCCGGCTCCAGCCGGCCGCCGGGGAGCTCCCATTCCAGCCGCTCATTCTCCAGCAGTACCACCCGGTCCCCCTCGAGAATGACCGCCTTGATCGACACGGGATAGCGCACGTCCATCGCCCGCCTGATAGCACGGAATTCTGCGTTGCCCCCACCTGTCGCCGTTGCCCCCACCTGTCGCCGTCGCCCCCACCTGTCGCCGTCGCCCCCACCCCAGCCCTCCCCCGCTATGAAGCGAGGGAGGGAGCAAGAGCACCGCACGCGTGACTCCCTCCCCCACCGACGGTGGGGGAGGGTCGGGGTGGGGGCAACCTTGCCGATGCAAGCGGGGGCAACCTTGCCGATGCAAAATGTTGCTGCCATAGTCCGGCCCGCATCGGCGTTGCGGCGTTGGAACTCGAGAATGAGCATCAGCACCAAGCTCTATACCTGGCTCCACGGCGCGCTCGTGGGCACCGACCAGTTCGGCAATCGCTATTACCGGGCGAAGAGCGGGGCCAAGCGCAGCGACCAGAAGGAGCGGCGCTGGGTCATGTATGAGGGCATGGCCGAGGCAAGCAAGGTGCCGCCGATGTGGAATGCCTGGCTGCACCACACGGTGGATGCGCCGCCCACCGACGGCGGCCGGGCGCCGCCGAAATGGGTGAAAGAGCACGAGCCCAACCTGACCGGGACCGCCGCCGCCTACCGCCCGCCGGGCGATCTCATGAAGGGCGGGCATCGTTCCGCCGCCACCGGCGACTACGAACCCTGGCAACCGAGCTGAGGACGGCCCCATGGGGCGTAACCTGATCGAAACGGTGATGGGCGCCGTGGTGCTGCTGGTGGCCGCCGGCTTCCTCGCCTTCGCCTACAGCCACTCCAATCTGCGCAGCGTGCAGGGCTACAATTTGACCGCCAGGTTCGAGCGCATCGACGGGGTCAATCCGGGCACCGATGTGCGCATCAGCGGCATCAAGGTCGGCACCGTGGTGAGCGAGCGGCTCGATCCCGAGCGCTTCCAAGCCATCGTCACCTTGACGATCGATTCCTCGATCAAGCTGCCGGCCGACACCATCGCCGAGGTGGCGACCGAAGGCCTCTTGGGCGGGCGCTTCATGGCGCTGGTGCCGGGCGGGGCCGATGAGATCCTCAAGCCGGGCGATGAGATCAAATACACGCAATCGCCGATCGACGTGGTGCAGCTCCTCGGCCGCTTCATCTTCTCCATGGGCGAGGCGAGCCAGCAGAAGCCGGGCGCCGGACCGCAGAAGCCGGCGCCGTAATCTGCCGGCGCCGAATTTCGTCGATGCCTGATGCCCCCACCCCGGCCCTCCCCCACGCTTCGCGCGGGGGAGGGTGTCGAAGTCTCGGCCTCCTGCCCCCTCCCCCGCCTCAGAGCGGGGGAGGGCCGGGGTGGGGGCATGTCGGCGCCATCGCGCTCGCGTGTCTGGTACTGCTCCCTCGCGCTTCGGCGGCGGCGGAGGCGGCGGCGGTGCTGCAGGGGTTGGACAAGGTGACGGCGCGGGTCTCCACCTTCGAGGCGCCGATCGGGCGGATGGTCAAGTTCGGGACCCTCGAGATCACGGTCCGCACCTGCCGCAAGCGGCCGCCCGAGGAGCCGCCGGAGAGTGCGGCCTTCCTCGACATCGCCGAGCGACCCCCGGGCGAGAACCCGGTCATGCGCTTCACCGGCTGGATGTTCGCCTCCAGCCCCGGCCTCAACGGACTCGAGCACCCCGTCTACGACGTCTGGGTGCTGGACTGCCGCCCCGCGTCCTGAATCATCTTGTCGACCCAGGGCCAGTCATCGGCCTCGGTGGGAAACACCGCGGGGATGGCGAGCGCCCCCGCCAGCCGGCGGCGATATTCGGCGCGGCCGATCTCGAAGGCCCCGAAGCGCTCGAGATGCCGGGTCACGAACTGGCTGTCCAACAAGACGAAGCCGCCATGGCGCAGGCGGGCCACCAGATGCGCCAGCGCCACCTTGCTCGCATCCGCCACCCGGCTGAACATGCTCTCGCCGAAAAAGGCGCCGCCGAGCGCCACGCCATAGAGACCGCCGACGAGCTCGCCCTCGAGCCAGGCCTCCAGCGAGTGCGCATTGCCTTGCTCGAAGAGGGCGGTGTAGAGGCGAACGATCTCGGCATTGATCCAGGTATCGGGCCGCTCCGGCGTCGGCTCGGCGCAGCCTTCGAGCACGGAGGCGAAATTCGTGTCGCAGCGGACCTCGAATTGGCGGCGCTTCAAGGTCTTCTTCAGGCTCTTCGCGAGGTGGAAGCGGTCCAAGGGCAAGATGCCGCGCCGGTCCGGCTCGATGAACACCAGATTGGGATCATCGCGCCGCTCGGCCATCGGGAACACGCCCACGGCATAACCCTGCAGCAGCAGCTCCGGCGTCAAGTCGCTGGTCATCCGGCCAGCGATCCGAAAGGGCTCACCACGGAGGCACGGAGAACACGGAGAGGAATCCGACGGCCGCGCAAGGCGCGGCTACGATTCTCATCTCCGCGATCTCCGTGTCTCCGTGGTGAATTCATCCTCGATGAATTCTACGCGCCCTTGGCGGTTCCGGCGACGAAGCTTTCGAGCCAGTGGATGTCGTAGGCGCCGTCGATGAAGCGCTGGTCGGCGAGCACGCGCACATGCAAGGGAATGGTGGTGTCGATGCCGCCGATCACATACTCGCCGAGCGCGCGCTTCAGGCGCATGAGACACTCGTTGCGCCCCGCCCCGTGCACGATCAGCTTCGCCACCAGGCTGTCGTAGTGCGGCGGCACCCGGTATCCCGGATAGAGCGGGGAGTCGATGCGCACGCCCAAGCCGCCCGGCGCGTGGTAGTCGGTGATGGTTCCGGGCGAAGGGCGGAAGCTCTCGGGATGCTCGGCATTGATGCGGCACTCGATGGCGTGGCCCTGGAAGCGGATGTCGGACTGGCCAAAGCCGAGCTTGGCGCCGCTCGCCACCCGGATCTGCTCGCGCACGAGATCGATGCCGGTGATCATTTCGGTGACCGGGTGCTCGACCTGGAGACGGGTGTTCATCTCGATGAAGTAGAACTGGCCGTCCTCGAACAGGAATTCCAAGGTGCCCACACCGCTATAGCCCAAGCGCCGCATGGCCTCGACCGCGCCGGTGCCGAGCTTGCCCCGCTGGTCGGCGTTCAAGGCCGGCGACGGCGCCTCCTCCAGGAGCTTTTGATGCCGGCGCTGGATCGAGCAGTCGCGCTCGCCCAGATGCACCACCCCGCCCTGCCCGTCGGCCAGGATCTGCACCTCGATATGGCGCGGATGGGCGAGATATTTCTCCAGATAGACGGCATCGTTGCCGAAGCCGGCCTTGGCTTCGCTCTTCGCCAGGCGCAAGGCATCGGAGAGCTCCGCCTCGCCGGCGGCCACCTTCATGCCGCGGCCGCCACCGCCGGCGGTGGCCTTGACGATCACCGGATAGCCGATGTCGCCGGCGAGGCGCTTGGCGACACCGTCATCGGTGATGGCTCCTTCCGAGCCCGGCACGCAAGGCACGCCGAGATCCAGCATGGCGCGCTTGGCGGTGATCTTGTCGCCCATGAGACGAATGTGCTCCGGGCTCGGGCCGATGAAGGTGAAGCCGTGTTCCTTCACCATCTGCGCGAAGGCGGCGTTCTCGGCCAAGAAGCCGACGCCGGGATGGATCGCATCGGAATTGGTGATGGTGGCCGCCGACAGGATCGCCGGAATGTTGAGATAGGAGTCGCGCGCCGGCGCCGGGCCGATGCAGACACTCTCATCGGCCAGGCGCACATGCATGGCATTGGCGTCCGCGGTCGAATGCACCGCCACGGTCTGGATGCCCATCTCGCGCGCCGCGCGGTGGATGCGCAGCGCGATCTCGCCCCGGTTCGCGATCAAGATCTTTTCGAACATGGGCAATGAGTGCTCGCGGCAAACGCTAAGGTGCGGACCCGACCGCTCGCTTCCCTCTTGCCGTCATGCCCGGACTTGATCCGGGCATCCATCGCAGTCCGACACGATGGATTGCCGGGTCAAGCCCGGCAATGACGACTAAAGAGTGAAAGGTGAGCAGGTGCACCACGACGCTAATCGATGACCATCAACAGCTCGCCGAACTCGACCGGCTGACCGTTGCCGACGGCGATGCGCTGGATGGTGCCGGCGCGGGGGGCGGGAATCGGGTTCATGACCTTCATCGCCTCCACGATCAGCACGGTCTGGCCTTGACGGACCTTGTCGCCCTCCTTGACGAAGGGTGCCGAGCCGGGCTCGGCCGAGGCATAGACGGTGCCGACCATGGGCGAGAGCAAGGCACCGGGATGATCGGAGCCGAGCTCCTCCGGCTGGGATAGGGACGCCACGCTCGGGACGGGATTGGCGATGATGGCGGCGGGGGCGACATGCGCCACCGGGGCCGGCGCCTTCGCCACCCTTAGGCTCCAGTCCTTGGCCGCATATTCGATTTCGGTGAGGCCGGTCTCCTCCAGGAGCTGCGCCATGCGGCGCACCAGCGCCTCGTCGATCTCGCGGGTCATCAGCCGCGCCCGTTCGCGGTCTGGAGCAGCCGTTGAACCGCGTCCAGGGCCAAGAGGTAGCCATGACCGCCGAAGCCGCAGATGACGCCCTTCGCCACCAGGGAGATGTAGGAATGGTGGCGAAACGGCTCGCGCAGAAAGATGTTGGACAAATGCACCTCGATGACCGGCAGCTCGGTGAGCTTGAGCGCATCCAGAAGGGCGACCGAGGTGTGGGTGTAGGCGCCGGCATTGAGGATGATGCCGTCGGCGCCGCCACGACCTTCCTGCACCCAAGTCACCAGCTCGCCCTCGAGATTCGATTGGCGAAAGTCGATGGTGAGACCCAGCTTGTGCGCGTGCTCGCGGCAGGCTTCCTCGATGTCGCCCAGGGTCTCGCGTCCATAGATGTCCGGCTCGCGCATGCCCAACATGTTGAGGTTGGGGCCGTTGAGCACGAGGATCGTGGGGGTCTCGGCCAAGGTCTGTCATCGCCGCCGGTTGATGGCCTCGGCCTTATACCATGATCGGCCTATGGTGCAACGCAACAGAGCAGTCGGCCACGGCACGGACTTGCTGCGCCGGCCCGATTTCGCCGATGCTGTGATTCAAAGCAGGAGCCACGTTGATTGCCATGGACGACGCCCGCCCCGAGACCCCACCCACCCGCGAATCCCTGGAGCGCCTCGACCGCGCCGATCCCTTGGGCGGCATCCGCGATCGCTTCTATCTGCCGGCGGGGGTGATCTACCTCGACGGCAATTCGCTGGGGGCCTTGCCGAAGACGGCTCCGGTCCGTGTCGCCCAGGTGGTCGAGGAGGAATGGGGCCGGCACTTGATCGGCGGCTGGCGCCGGGATGGCTGGATGGATTATCCCGAGCGTCTGGGCAACAAGATCGCGCACCTCATCGGCGCCGGTGCGGGCGAGGTGATCACCGTCGACACCACCTCGGTCAATCTCTTCAAGCTGATCGCCGCGGCGCTGACCTTGCGGCCGACGCGCAAGACCGTGCTGTCGGACACCGGCAACTTCCCCTCCGATGTCTACATGGCGCAAGGCCTGATCGAGCTCCTCGGGGCCAAGCATCGCCTGAAGCTGGTGGAGGAGGACCAAATCGAGGCGGCGATCGACGGCGACACCGCCTTGGTCATGGTGACCCATGTCAACTACAAGAGCGGCCGCGTGCACGACATGGCGGCGATCACGCGCGCCGCGCAAGCCAAGGGCGCGCTCATGCTCTGGGATCTCTGCCACTCGGCAGGCGCGGTGCCGGTCAACCTGACGCGCGCCGGCGCCGACCTCGCCGTCGGCTGCGGCTACAAATTCCTGAATGGCGGCCCTGGCGCCCCCGCCTTCCTCTACGTGGCCCAGCGCCACCACGACCGCACCCGCCAGCCCCTGACCGGATGGCTCGGCCATGCCGATCCCTTCGCCTTCGACTTGGCCTACCGGCCGGCGCCCGGCATCCTCCACTACAAATGCAGCACGCCGCCGATCGTGGCCCTGGCGGCCCTCGAATGCGGCGTCGACATCATGCTGGAGGCGGGGATGGATCGGCTCCGCCAGAAGTCGATGGCGCTCGGCGACCTCTTCATCCGGCTCATGGACACGCGGCTTGCAGACCGCGGCTTCCGTCCGGCCTGTCCACGGAACGCCGAAGCGCGCGGCAGCCAGGTCTCCTTCCACCATGATGCGGGCTACGCGATCATGCAGGCCTTGATCGAGCGGGGCGTGGTCGGCGACTTCCGCGCCCCGGACATCATGCGCTTCGGGCTCACCCCCGCCTACACGCGCCATGTCGACATCTGGAATGCGGTCGAGATCCTGGCCCGGATCATGGACACCAAGGCCTATGACCGGCCGGAATGGCGGGAGCCGAGCGGGGTGACGTGAGCGGGGTGCAGCGTCCGGCGACCCGCCTGAGCTAACGTTCCGCGTCGACCGCCGACAGCACATAGTCGTTGAAGACCGTCCGCGGGACGAGGCCTGACAAGCGGTCGTTTCCATAGTAGAGACCCGCCGTGACGACGACGACGAGGTCGAGCTTCGGAACGATGAAGATGCGCTGTCCGCCCTGGCCCAAGGCTCCCACCCAATCGATCAACCGACCGGATGCGAGCGAGCGGCCCAGCCAGAACTGATAGCCATACGCCTCGCCGGAGCTCGTCTTTATCTGCGGTGCCGTGGCAGCATCGATCCACGCCTCCGACACCACCTGCTTGCCATTCCAGCGGCCGTGGTCGAGCACAAGCTGGCCGATCTTGGCCATGTCCCGCGGGCGCATCCAAAAGCAGCACCAGTCTTTTGGATCGCCGTTCGGGAGGATCGTCCAGGCCACATCTGAGATGCCCAGCGGGTCTAAAAGCAGCGATGCCGCCAGCGCATCGAAGCGCTTGCCGGTCACACGCTGCA contains:
- a CDS encoding HEPN domain-containing protein — protein: MANPKRVEAFLAMADEDLGAASMLLASSTRIARYHVQQSAEKAVKALLEHRGLNPGREHRFEFLAEMLPESDIWRARIRDLDLLSPAATTYRYPTSEGRILPPPEREPILREIAMVRQSIQDVRAAVS
- a CDS encoding DUF3800 domain-containing protein, which produces MEEVLRVHPHCLMFFVDETGHESFADPNYPVFGLGGCAIMAGAIAAYLRTPWRALKEEYFGGADVRLHASDMRTASQAQLSAIGEFFRRQEFGRFAVTMTGGTQLPANRIAYEIMPGAIRKRCAELASRCQPTLIEVAFIHEESKRGDRFVKRYFGPTFVKVNGQTVKVHQGFMSKARGDEAMEVADFIVNAAGRRALSWSLGDMRPRRDFDAVFGANPLWQSFFHVQQAAVQAA
- a CDS encoding vitamin B12-dependent ribonucleotide reductase, producing the protein MRIARRFTTEGKDAYAGIEFRTTTSEIRNPDGSVVFRLSDIEIPALYSQVASDVLAQKYFRKAGVPTKRRRVEENAVPSWLWRHVPDEKALAKLEPELRTTHERSAKEVFDRLSGTWTYWGWKGGYFDSEEDARAYYDEMRAMLARQLCAPNSPQWFNTGLHWAYGIDGPAQGHYYVDYRSGKLTQSASAYEHPQPHACFIQSVSDDLVNEGGIMDLWVREARLFKYGSGTGSNFSKLRGDGETLSGGGRSSGLMSFLKIGDRAAGAIKSGGTTRRAAKMVTVDIDHPDIETYIRWKMVEEQKVAAMVSGSRLCNLHMNAIIKTCSEGPSADARGEERFQPKQNKALKRAIIAARKAMIPENYVQRVIQFARQGYTEIEFPTYDTDWDSDAYLTVSGQNSNNSVRVTNEFLERVLDGGDWKLIRRTDGKISKTVKAAELWEEIGEAAWACADPGLQYDTTINEWHTCPQSGRINASNPCSEYMFLDDTACNLASLNLLGFRREDGSFDVAEFEHATRLWTVALEISVMMAQFPSRAIAELSYEFRTLGLGYANIGGLLMASGLSYDSDEGRALCGAITALMTGIAYETSAEMASEIGPFPGFKGNREAMLRVIRNHRRAAWGERDGYESLAIRPVPLDHANCPDAALVDAARRAWDRALELGEIHGYRNAQATVVAPTGTIGLVMDCDTTGIEPDFALVKFKKLAGGGYFKIINRLVPDALAALGYPQSEIEAIVRYAVGHATLKTAPGINHASLKAKGFTDAALEQLEQGLASAFEIKFAFNKWALGEDFCKAKLGLSSEQLDDAGFDMLLALGFSKADIEAANIYCCGAMTVEGAPYLKPEHLSVFDCASPCGRTGTRSLSVESHIRMMAAAQPFISGAISKTINMPNAATVEDCKNAYMLSWRLGLKANALYRDGSKLSQPLSASLLDDDDAVDFAEEIAEAPLAARASLVVEKIVERVIERRAQRRMLPQRRKGYTQKATVGGHKVYLHTGEYEDGSVGELFIDMHKEGAALRSWANNFAIAVSLGLQYGVPLEKFVEAFTFTRFEPSGMVEGNQAIKMATSILDYIFRELAISYLDRTDLAHVQPEDLLPGAIGKGVSEGALNEPEDIDVGKVASRGFVRTDVRTFTVLHGGAGKNGTNGHTTVAHAVGHAVGGGGNGTTMIASEANVTTATATVAMGAASGNGHAHAHGANGLAAAVNGAGVTSVQVSQAVMAAVDGKLSRIREARMKGYEGDSCGECGNFTLVRNGTCMKCDSCGGTSGCS
- a CDS encoding NUDIX hydrolase, with translation MDVRYPVSIKAVILEGDRVVLLENERLEWELPGGRLEPGERPEECLAREIAEELGLAADGQEILTSELFEVIPGRHVFIVSYRAWVAGGIEGLRVSPEHRRAQVFALSELASIKLPQVYRRAIARAVDIKERIARK
- a CDS encoding NADH:ubiquinone oxidoreductase subunit NDUFA12, with amino-acid sequence MSISTKLYTWLHGALVGTDQFGNRYYRAKSGAKRSDQKERRWVMYEGMAEASKVPPMWNAWLHHTVDAPPTDGGRAPPKWVKEHEPNLTGTAAAYRPPGDLMKGGHRSAATGDYEPWQPS
- the mlaD gene encoding outer membrane lipid asymmetry maintenance protein MlaD codes for the protein MGRNLIETVMGAVVLLVAAGFLAFAYSHSNLRSVQGYNLTARFERIDGVNPGTDVRISGIKVGTVVSERLDPERFQAIVTLTIDSSIKLPADTIAEVATEGLLGGRFMALVPGGADEILKPGDEIKYTQSPIDVVQLLGRFIFSMGEASQQKPGAGPQKPAP
- a CDS encoding DUF2155 domain-containing protein, translated to MPDAPTPALPHASRGGGCRSLGLLPPPPPQSGGGPGWGHVGAIALACLVLLPRASAAAEAAAVLQGLDKVTARVSTFEAPIGRMVKFGTLEITVRTCRKRPPEEPPESAAFLDIAERPPGENPVMRFTGWMFASSPGLNGLEHPVYDVWVLDCRPAS
- a CDS encoding leucyl/phenylalanyl-tRNA--protein transferase, encoding MTSDLTPELLLQGYAVGVFPMAERRDDPNLVFIEPDRRGILPLDRFHLAKSLKKTLKRRQFEVRCDTNFASVLEGCAEPTPERPDTWINAEIVRLYTALFEQGNAHSLEAWLEGELVGGLYGVALGGAFFGESMFSRVADASKVALAHLVARLRHGGFVLLDSQFVTRHLERFGAFEIGRAEYRRRLAGALAIPAVFPTEADDWPWVDKMIQDAGRQSSTQTS